The sequence TGCGCTCCGGCAAGGCGCGCTACATCGCGCACGCCGAGGCGGAGAAGAGCCGCATCCTGAAGATCCACATCGACACGTTCAGCGGGCAGCCCACCAAGGACGAGCTGGGGCTGCTCCAGTGGCGGCCTGGAAGCGGGGCCACCTGGTTCCTGCCCGCCACGCCCATGGTGGGGAAGGTCGCCAACGAGCAGCAGGCGTTGTCCCGCCGCATCCTCGCCGAGCATGGCTTCGAGTTCGTCACCGAGTACGTGTGTGGACCGCGCCTGGCCCGGGCGCTGCACATCCTCCTCTACAACCGGCAGGACGCCGAGGAGCGCCAGCGCGCCGGGCGCTGCTTCCGAGCCCTGCTGAAGGCCTATGCCGAGGCCGGCTTCACGGTGGCCCGGGCGCCGCTCGACATGCAGCAGGAGGCGATGGCCCAGCTCCAGGGCGTGCCCGAGGTGCTCTCGCGCATCAAGCGGGCCCTGGATCCGGAGGGCATCCTGGCCCCTGGCAAGTACGGCGTCTCCTGAATCGCGGGCGGTGGCCCGGGGGCCTTACTGGCAGGAGGCGCGGTCGTTCAGCACGTTGAGGTGGCCCTCCGCCGTGCCCGTCATCGACACGGCGTAGATGCCTCCATCCCAGTTCCCGTTGTTGAAGGTGACATCGGCATGGGGGGCCAGCAGCGTGCCCCAGATGCCGATGCTGCTGGCATGGAAGGTCGTCGCCTCCGGGAGGTTGTAGAGGATGCCGTGGGCATCGATGCCTCCGCTCATCGTGATGCCCATGTTCGAGAGCGTGGCGGTGGTGCCTCGGATGTTGATGATCGCCAGCGAGCCGGCTGGCGCGCGGATGTCCAGCTGGTTGAGGCCGTTCAAGGCGCTGCCCTGCACCTCGAAGACGTTCACCTTGGGGTTCGTGCCGCTCAGCGAGAGCAGGTGGTAGCCCCCGGACGAGCGCGTCGCCGTGCCCGTGGGAGTCAGGGCCGCGAGCTGGGCGGACAGGCTGCGCAACTGGGTGAAGCGGGCGGCGAAGTCGATGGGCGCGCCGCGCGACAGGGTGCCCCGGTGGAAGGTGACGCCCCCGCCCGTGCTGTAGGCGCCTCCATAGAAGGCCTCACCCCAGACGCTGCCGCTGGTGAGGTTCAGGTTGCCTCCCGCCACCAGGAGCCGGGAGACGTTGTTGTTCGGCAGGTCCTCGCCCACCGAGAAGCTCATCATGTGGATGTTGCCGCCTGCCGCGACCTTGCCCCGCACGTCCATGCCTCCGGTGTAGTTGCGCAGCACGAAGAGGGTGTAGTCGCTCAGCCGGATCTCGGTGCCCACGATCGAGACCCTGCGAGAGGCCGTGGCCACGCGGCCCCCTCGGTCCGCCACCCGGTACGAGAGCGTGTACTGACCCGGGACGGAGGTGTTCACGTTGCCGGAGGTGACGATCCGCGAGGTGATGTCGCCTTCGCACTGATCGTGGGCCGTGGCGCCCGGCTCGACGAAGGGCGCTCCGCACACCAGGGACAGGGAGGGGGAACCCTGGAGGGTCAAGGCAGGGGGGAGCGTGTCGGCCACCGTGACCGTGACGACGGCTGGAGCGGAGCGGTTGCCGGCCGCATCCGTCGCGACATAGCTCAGCGTGTAACCGGGAGCAGGGCGTGGCTCTCCCAGGTTCACCGAGCCGCTCACGGTGATGCTGCTCTGGGGCAGGGGGCCGTCGCAGGGATCGCTCGCGGTGGCCCCTGGCGGGGTGAAGGTGGCTCCCGCGGTGCACTCCCGTGACAGGTTCGGCGGCCCGCTGACGGTGAGCGTCGGCGGCACCTTGTCCAGCACCTCCACCACGCCCGAGCAGCTCGCGGCGTGGTTCGCCCGATCCGTGCACGTCAGCGTCACCGTCGTCGTGCCGATGTCATAGGGGCCCTCCGGGCTCTGCGTGCAGCCCACCAGGTCGCCATCCGGATCGCTGGAGCCTTCGTTGATGTCCGCGGGCAAGCCACAGGTGAGCGTCGCGGTGACCGTCACGTTCCGGCAGAGGGCCACCGGCGGGTGGGAGCCGCTCGGCAACTGGGGGCGCTTGCAGAACGAGGTGCACGTCCCGATGGTGGCGTTGGCGTCGCCGGTGCGGCCGTTCTTGATGCCCTCGTCGCACTCTTCGCCGTGGACGGTGTCCACCACGCCGTCTCCGCACCAGTTGTTCCGGCATGACCACGAGCACGTCTCCCTGGCCGGCTGTCCGGAGACCGCGGGCGCCCCGTTGAGCAGATCGCCCAGGTCGCACTCCTCGCCCGTCATCGGATCGGGCGTGCCGCAGCCGGCACTCTGCGCCGCGGCGCCTCGCACCACCAGGTAGGGCGTGCCCACCTCGGGCCGCGCCTCGCCCTCGCTGTAGTCCAGGTAGGTGCGCTGGCCCGGGATGGGGGCTCCCGTCGAGCTCTTCGCGAGCGCCGCGAACGCGAAGGTGTGCTCCGGGTAGGTGGTGAACACCGAGCGCGCCGCGCACCCATCACCCGAGAGCATGTCGTCCGTCAGGCCGTCCGAGAGCAGGGAGGGAGACATCTGGAACAGGTGCCCGCTGTCGGCGCAGCCTTGCACGCCCGTCACCCGGAAGGTGCCGAAGGGCTCCAGGAGCGGCACCGCCGTGTCGGGCGGGGCGCTCTGATAGGCGCAGCCCAGGGCGATGTACATCGCGGTCAGGTACTGAGGAGAGTCGAGCACGAAGTGGATCGCGCGCTCGACCAGCTCCTCGGTGCCGTTGGAGGTCGGGTCCGTCGCCAGGAGCGCGACGTTGCCGTCGACGATGGCTCCCCAGGCCGAGCGGCTGTCGATGGCGGCCTGGAACGCGTCCGTGCCGCTCTGACACGCCGCATCGCCGATGACGAGGGCTCGGTAGGTCATGAACTGCTCGGCCGACATGGCCCGCCACTGCGACGGGGTGACGACGTGGACCTCCGAGCCATAGAAGCGGCCCGCCGCCACCGCCTCGCGGCTCCGAAGGCCGCCGCTGACGCTGCTGGCGAGGATCAGCACCTTGTTGGTGCTCCGGCTGAAGGGCTCGATGTCCCGCTCTCCACAGGACAGAGCCATGACGGCAACCACGAGCGCCCATGCGCGCCCCATGGAACTGAGTCCCATGCTGAGCCCCTTCGCTGCGGCGGACCCCGACAGTCCGCTCCGGGGGGGATGATACGCGAGATTCACCGCGCCGGAGCGTCCGTCCGAGGCCCGACCGCCGGGGCAGGGGGTGCGGCCGGATAGTACACAACCCATCCGGTAGTGTGGTATCTGCACAACCCGTTACCACCCATCCGGAGGAGCACTCCTCCGCGCGACAGGAGCAGTCATGCCCCCCACTGACGAGCGGGACTACTACGAGCGCATCTACAAGGTCGTGAACCAGATTCCCCGAGGCAAGGTGGCCACCTACGGGGACGTCGCCGCCATCGTGGGAGATGGGTGCGACGGCCGAATCGTCGGCCACGCGCTGGGAGCGCTGGGGCCGCGCTCGGTCCAGGTGGCCTGGCAGCGCGTCCTCGGCCGCAATGGGAAGATCACCACCTCCGGCCTCCATCAGACAGACAAGCTGGCCGCCGAGGGCGTCGAGTTCGACGAGCGGGGCTACGTCCTCATGAACCGCTGCCACTGGGAGGGGCCCACCGAGGAGTGGGCCCTGGCCAACGGCTTCCAGATGCTGCCCAAGGGCGGCGCGACCGACGAGCCGGACAACCAGCTCAGCCTGTTCTGAGGCGGAAAACCGAGGGTCCCCGAGGCGACTCGTGGGATTCTCGGCGCATGACCGAGATCGAGACCATCGAGTCCTTCGAGCGGCACCTGCGCAGCGGGGCCTCTCTGCGCGGTGTGGTCCTCCAGGGGCTGGATCTGCGCGGCTACACCCGGGAGCTCGCCTCCGTCGTGCTGGCGGGCTCCGTCTTCCTGGGCTGTCAGCTCGAGCAGGAGTCCGTGCAGGCCGCGCTCGCGCAGGGCGCCATGGTCTTCCCGCCCTTCCTGGGGCTGCCCTACCTGCCGTATCGCAGCGGCCTCTACTCGACCGAGGAGCTCTACGCCGGGTTCGATCCGTCCCGGCCCGAGAGCTACGCCGACACCCTGGACGCGCGCATCTATGCCCACTGGAGCGCGCAGGGCCGGGCGCACCCGGTCTCGATCGTGGAGGCGCTGGCGCAGCGGCTGCACGACCACGCCATCACCGACGCGATGGAGGAGCTGTTGGCCGGCGGGGGGAAGCACCGCAAGGTGGTGGCCATCATGGGCGGCCACTCCATGCTCCGAGGCCAGCCGGACTACCGGGGCGTGGCGGTGCTCGCCCGGGAGCTGACGCGCCACGGCTTCTTCATGGCGAGCGGCGGCGGCCCCGGCGCCATGGAGGCCACCCATGTGGGGGCCTGGTTCGCTCGCCGCGGCGAGGCGGAGCTGGACGCGGCGCTGGCCATCCTCGCCCGGGCGCCGAGCTACAAGGATCGGGAGTGGCTCTCTCGGGCCTTCGAGGTGCGCGCCGCCTTCCCGCTGAGCGCGGAGGATCGCCCGGCCTGTGCCAGCCTGGGCATCCCCACCTTCCACTACGGCCACGAGCCGCCCAACGCCTTCGCCACCCACGTGGCCAAGTACTTCGCCAACAGCGTGCGCGAGGAGGGCCTGATCACCATCGCGAAGGCGGGCATCGTCTACTCCCCCGGGAGCGCGGGCACCATCCAGGAGATCTTCCAGGACGCCTGCCAGAACCACTACAACACCGTGGGCGTGGTCAGCCCCATGATCTTCCTGGGGCGCGAGTTCTGGACGCGCACCCGCCCCATCTACCCGCTGCTGGAGCAGCTCGCCCAGGGGCAGGAGTACGCGCGCTTCCTGCGCATCACCGACTCGCTGGAGGAGATCGTCCAGGCGTTGGAGGAGTACGACCGCTTCCACACCCTGAGCACGATTCCCCGCTGAGCGCCCGCGGGCTCGCGGGAGGGGTTGCAGGCTCCTGACGGTCATCCCTGATAGCGGCGCGTGCAGCTTTGGCCGTGGCCCGGCCGCGAGCTGCCGGAAGTTCCGCTGTGTGCCCATCTGGTGCCAGTGAGAGGTATGGTCCGCCGCCATGCCAACTCCTCACATTTCCGCCGCACCGGGAGACTTCGCCGAAGTGGTGTTGATGCCCGGAGATCCGCTCCGAGCTCGCTACATCGCCGAGCGCTTCCTGCAGGACGCCCGCCAGGTCACCGCGGTGCGCAACATGTACGGCTACACCGGCACCTTCCAGGGCCGGAGGCTCTCGGTGATGGGCCATGGGATGGGCATCCCCTCCCTGTCCATCTACGCCACCGAGCTCATCAAGGAGTACGGAGCCAAGGTGCTCATCCGCGTCGGCAGCTGCGGGGCCATCCGGAAGGACGTGCCCATGCGGAGCGTCATCGTCGCGACGGGGGCCGGCACGGACTCGAAGGTCAACCGCATGCGGCTCTTGGATCATGACTTCCCGGCCGTGGCGGACTTCACCCTGGCCCGGAGGGCCGTGGAGGCGGCCGAGCGGCGCGGCAAGGCGGTGCGCGTGGGCTCCGTCTTCTCCACGGACTTCTTCTACCACCCGCAGACCCAGCTCCTGGACGTGGTCGAGCGCATGGGGATGCTGGCCGTGGAGATGGAGGTGGCCGGGCTCTACGGCGTGGCCGCCGAGTTCGGGGCCCGGGCGCTCGCGCTGCTCACGGTGTCCGATCAGATCCGCCTGGGACAGAGCCTGACGCCGGAGGAGCGGCAGCTCACGTTCGATGAAATGATCGAGGTGGCGCTGGACGTCGTCGTCGCCGAGAGCGGCTCCGGCGCCTGAGCGCCCTCACTCGGGTTCGGACTGCGTGTCGCTCGAGGTGTACTCGGGCGCCGTGGGGGCCTCGCGTCCCCAGGGACCGGGCTCCTTGAGCACCCAGCGCCGGGCGAGCTCATCGCCCGCTCGGCGCAGCAGCCGGTCGGCCCGGGCGTAGTCCGGGTGTTCGGGCAGGGGGCTCTTGTCGCGGGCCGCCTCGAGCTCTGGGGCAAGCGCCTCGGCATCCCGGAGCACCTCGTCCAGAGCGACCCGGCCATTCTTGATGTCGAGCAGCCGCTCGCGCAGCGCGCCCGTGGCCTCGAAGACGGGGGCACCGTCGCGCAGCCAGCCCGTGGCCAGGGCAATGAGCCGGAGCAGGTTGTAGGCGTTTTTGGGCCGCAGCTCCCGAGAGTCGGGCGGGCGCCGGCCACCGCCGCGGGCGTAGCGGGTGAGCGCCGCGAAGTCGTTGGCCTCGATGAGCCCCTGGTCCGACAGCGAGCGGTAGAGCTGCTTGATGTACGTCTTGGCCGCGAGGATGCCATCCTCGACGGTGGGGGCCTGGCGCGGCGAGTGCTTCGCCAGCCGGCGGGCCACCTCGTCCAGGTCCGGAGCGGGTTCCTCGCAGAGCCAGTCGAGGACGAGATCGCGGTGCTCGGCCAGGCGCTGCGAACTGGACAGCTTGTGGAGCTGGCTCAGGGCGTAGCGGCCGAAGCTGCCGAAGATGTTGCGGGACACGAAGGCTTCGCGCTCGGCGAGCATCCACTCGCCGAGGACGTCCTGGGCTCTGACGGATGGGACGAAGAGCAGCTCCAGCGTGTTGGGATCGGCGCGGAGCGCCTGATCGATGGCCTTGCGGTACTCCCAGTAGGTGGTGCTGCCATCGGCGCTGACGAGATCCCGTGGCACCTCACCCAGCCCCCACGTCCACGACAGAGGCAGGGCGAAGACACCACGCGCGTCCGTGTCCGAGCCCTCGTGGGCGAGCCCCCAGGCTCGCGAGCCCACGGTGGCCTCGAGCACCACGCAGGGCTGGAGCGCCTCCCAGGCGGCGGCGCGGCGCAGGGCGAACTGCACCTGACCGGGCTTGCGCGGCACCAGCTCCTCGCGCGCGTACCAGAGCTCGCCCACGCCGACGATCTGCACGTCGAAGCCGCCGTCGCGGGCGCGGACGACCCGACCCACCATGCCCTGGGGGACGCGGCGCTCTCCGGCCAGGCGAGCGACACGGGTGATGATCTCCGTGCCATGGGGCAGGGGAACGGAGAGGGGGTCGACGCTCTCGAGACCTTTGATTCGGGGAGTGCCGTGGCTCATGCGCGTGCCGCCCTCCGTGCGAGGACGCCCAGGAGCCCGAGGAGGATCAGCGCGAACGACGCACTGTCCGTGGTGCCACAGCCGCACCCTCCCGAGTCCTCCATGTCATCCGGGAGCCCGGTGCCACCATCCGGATTCCCGGTACCACCATCCGAGCCGCTCGGCCCCGTGCCGGAGTCCGGAGTCTGCCCTCCGCCATCGGGCAGGTCCGTTCCTCCATCCTGGCCACCGCCGCTGGTGCCGAAGCCGAGCGCGCCGATGTCCAGGGTGCTGCCCGTGGGACGGGGCTCGCTGGACTGGTGCTTCACGTACTGGCGAGACAGCGGGTGGGCGCTCGTCTCGGCCGGGGGCGCGACGGCCTTGCCACGCAGCGGCGAGGAGGTGAGAAGGTGGAAGTCCTGGCCCGCGAGGCTCACGAAACCCGGGTCGCTCCCCGTGATGTTGCCGCCCGTGTCCACGACCGAGCCCGTGACTGTCGAGAAGGAGGACACATAGCTCGGCTTGTACCAGTTGCCGCCGTGGCGCAGGGTGCCGGCGCCGCCGAACAGCTCGAGGTTGTTGCCGCTCGCGGTGAGGAAGACGACGTTGCCGGTGACATGGGCCGTCTGGGGCTCACTGGACAGACGCACCAGCGTGGTGCGGTCCGTGCGAGTGGAGACGATGGTGTTGTTCCAGAGGTAGAGCGTGCCGCGGTAGGTCGACTCGTTGCCGTTGTCGCCGCCGAAGTGGACGATCTGCCGGTTGCCCGCGCCATCTGGCTCGACGAGCACGTTGCCGTAGACGAACGTGCGCAGGTAGGACGGATCGGCGCGGAGCGTGGCGCTGGTGGACTCCACGAGATCGATCTGCCGGTTGCCGCCCTCGATCCAGTTGTACCGGACGACGGTGCCGGCGGAGCGATCCTTGAGGTTGTTGCCCAGGCAGTTGGCGCACGGCGGGCCGAAGTGGTTGTACTGGTACACGATGCCGAGGGCCTCGGTGTACGTGTTGTGCTCGAGGATGCTGCCCGAGTTGCCGTTGCCGTGGATGGAGTTGCCCTCGATGAGCACGTCCGTTGTGCTGTTCGCGATGAACAGCCCGTTGCCGTTGTCCTCGAGGACGCAGTTGCGGATGACGATGTGCTCGCCCTTCTCGATGAAGATGCCGGCGGCGTTGGCGTTGTAGGTGGAGGTGCCGCTGCGGCCGGTGAATGAGCCCCGGGCCCGGCGCAGGTGCAGCCCTTCGATGACGATGTAGGCGGGGAGGGTGTCCGCCGGAGTGTTGGAGCCACCGATCTTGATGATGCCGCGCTCCTCGTTCCAGTAGTTGAGCTGGGAGCGGGTGGTGGCGCCTTCCCCGTGGATGATGGGCCGCTGGCCCTGTGCATCCGGCACGCCACGGACCGTGATGGGTGCTGCCTGGGTTCCCCTGCGGCCGATCACCCACTTCTCGGCGTAGGGCGTGGGCCGCGCGTGGATGAAGACGGTATCCCCTGGGCTCAGCGACTCCCAGGGGACATCACCGATATTGGCGTAGGTCTGACTGGGGCCGACCCGATACTCCGCCGCGGATGCGACCAGTGGCAGTGCAAGCAGGGTGAGGACAGCGGAGAGAGCACGCATGGATCAACCTCCTGGTCGTCAGGCTAGTCGCTGGCGGCTCCTGCTGGAAACCCCGATTGCACGTGAGCAGCTTCGTGCGCCTGAGGGAGATCGGCCGGGTTCCTGGTCTCGTTGAGTGCGTGAGGCGCGCCGGGGTAAGAGTGTGCGCATCATGTCCTCATTCAAGGCTCTCGTTGGCTTCGTGCTCCTCCTCGTCACGGGTTGCATCTCGCTTCCAGGCATCGAGCCGGCGGTGGCTCCCACGATCATCGAGAGCACACAGTCCGCGACCACCGTGATGGCCTCAGCCCCTGTCACCTTTCACGTGACGGTGCAGGACTCGACGGCAAGCGTGCTTCGCTTCGAGTGGACAGCCAGTACGGGGACTCTCGGGACGCCAACGAGCACGGATGCCACGAGCGAGGTGACATGGACCGCGCCGCTCTGTGTACCCGCTGGGACGCTGGCCACCATCACCGTGAGCGTCACGAACGGCGCGGAGCTTTCTGCCTCCAAGACCTTCGACATCTCCGCCAACCCTTGCCCTGAGCCTGCCGTCTCGGCAGGCGGCACTCACTCGTTGGCCCTGAGAGCCGACGGTACCGTTTGGAGTTGGGGCAGTGATGGGACGGGAGTGAACCACCTCGAGCCCGTGCAGGTGGCGGGACTGAACAGCGTCATCGCTGTCTCGGCAGGGACGAACTTCTCCCTGGCTTTGCGAAGTAACGGCACCGTTTGGGCCTGGGGGCGCAATGCATATGGTCAACTCGGCGATGGGTCGACGACCGACCGTCTTACTCCTGCGCAGGTATCTGGGTTGAGCAACATCACTGCCATGGCCGCAGGTGGGAGCCATGCTCTGGCCCTCCGAGGTGATGGCTCCGTCTGGGCCTGGGGGAGAAACTTCTACGGACAACTAGGTGATGGGAAGACGGAAGACCAGTCCACTCCCGTACAAGTAGCGGGACTGAGCAACATCACCGACATCTCTGCCGGGTTCTCTCATTCCCTTGCGCTCAAGAGTGATGGTTCCGTGTGGGCGTGGGGCGACAACGGGCAGGGCCAGCTCGGTGATGGGACAAGGTCCCATCGCTCCACTCCAGTACAAGTATCAGGGTTGAATAGCAGCACCGCCATTGATGGAGGTTCTAGCTATTCGGTGGCACTACGCAGCGACGGTACGGTCTGGGCATGGGGGGGCAATATATTCGGTACTTTAGGCGATGGGACGACTACCCAACGTCTTACTCCTGTGCAGGTATCGGGGCTGAGTAACATGACCGCTGTGGCAGCGGGTGACAGTCACTCGTTGTCCCTGCGCAGTGACGGCACGGTTTGGTCGTGGGGGAATAATATCGACGGCGCGCTTGGGATCGTCGCACCTGCCGTGCTCCTTACCCCTGGGCAGGTTGTCGGGCTCGACAGGATCACTGCCATTGAAGCGGGTGGCACCCACTCTCTGGCGGTTCAAAGCGATGGGAAACTACTGGCCTGGGGTTCCAACAGCGAAGGGCAACTGGGTGATGGCGTACCCTCACAGCGTTCCACTCCTTCGCAAGTGCTTGGAGTGACCACACCACTCTCAGTTTGCGGCGGTGGTGCGCATTCCATGGCCATGTTGGCCGACCGAACTCTCAAGGTTTGGGGAGCCAACCGCAACGGCCAGCTCGGCAATGGGATGACCATCGAAAGCCTGACGCCGCTTCAAGAGCCAACACTTCTTAATGTCGCGGCGGTTGCTTTGGGCAGCGATCACTCCCTGGTTCTGCAGGGCGATGGCTCCGTCTGGGCATGGGGCTCGAACAGAGGTGGACCGTTGGGCAACGGGACAACAATCGACAGCCTGGCGCCGCAGAGAGTGATGCAGGTCGACAATGTCATTGGGGTCGCCGCAGGCGGAGAGCTATCGCTTGCGTTGCGGCGCGACGGCACGGTTTGGGCTTGGGGCAGTTTCTATCTCAGCGACGCGTCTGCCGAATTCCTTCCCCCCATGCAGGTAGAAGGGTTGAGTGACATTACGACGATCGAGGCTGGCAGCAATCACGCGGTGGCCGTCAAGAACGACGGCACTGTCTGGGCCTGGGGGAACAACAATGATGGAGTACTTGGCGATGGGACGACCACGGACAGTCTTATCCCTGTGAGGGTATCTGGGCTGACCAGCGTAGCCTCCATTGCCGCAGGAGGTGGCCATTCATTGGCTTTGCGTAGCGACGGCACTGTCTGGTCATGGGGTTTGAATTTCAACGGTCAGTTGGGCAACGGGACCGTTGTTGGTCGCCGCGTTCCCGTACAGATCTCTGGGTTGAGTAGCATCATCGCCATCGCTGCAGGGCTGGCCCACTCGTTGGCTCTTCAGAGCGACGGCACAGTCTGGGCCTGGGGGTCCAATGCTTTGGGCCAGATCGGTGATGGGACAACCATCGACCGCATCGTCCCTGTGAAAGTCGCTGCATTGAACGGCGTCACCTCGATTGCTGCTGGGGAACTGCATTCCATGGCCGTTCGCAGTGACGGCACTGCCTGGGCCTGGGGTTCAAGCTCCTATGGGCAGCTCGGTGATGGGACGACCTCGCGCCGCCTGGTACCCGTGCTGCCTCGGCTGCCTTGAGGTCCTCCCGGGGGCCGTTTCGACGAAGCATGAAGGGCCCACAGACTGCGTGTCGCAGAGGATGGTGCTCACCCTCTGGAAAGTGTGCGTCGGTGCTCTGCTTGTGGGTGGGACGGGTTTCTGAGAGTCGTCAGATCTGCTGGACCGTGCGGCACTGGGCGGACCGCCGATGTTGGTCAGCGGTCCGCCCTCAGTCCTTGGAGGTTAGTTGTTTGGGGCCCCCCCAAGGATCCACGAGCGCACGCGGACCACCAAGCCCGGGTTATTGGTGAAGTAGTTCAAGTCGTTTGAGGGCATCCGAGTACCACAACCGGTGCCCTCCATCTTGCGGATGAGCGCCGAGCCATCCGGATTACCAGGTGCTACACGCGGGATTTGTGGGCTGCAGGCGCCAGCAAGCACATTGACCAGGTTCGAGTAACTGGTGCCTGAGCCGAGGCTAAGTCCTCCGCTCCCGCCATGGCAGCCCGTGCACTTGAAGTTCCAGATGCTCTGCACAGAGGTGGCGTAGAGGGGCACCGTGACGGGCACGGTGATGTTTCGGGTGATGGGAGGGCTCTGGCCGTCAGTGACGCTCACGGAGAGGGTGAAGGAGGTTTGCGTGCCGATCACGGGAGAGAACCACTGAGCGGCCGCGGAAGTCTGGCTGCCCACGAAAGTGCCCAGCGTGGCCGGGGCCGTCTGGCTCCACGAATAGGTGAGGGGGTCGCCATCCGGATCACTCGCTGTGATGGAGAACGCTCCCGTGTCACCCGCCGCCAGCGTCGTCGGCCCGGCGATGTTGGCATTCACGTTGGGCGGCTGGTTCACCTTGTTGACGGTGACGTCGACGTCCCTCCGCACAATACCTCCCTGTCCATCCGACACGGTGACGCGCAGCCTGAAGACGCCGTTGGCGGTCACATTCGGGGCCGTCCAGGTAGGGTTGGTCGAGGAGGTGCTGCTGAAGGTGCCCAGGGGAGAAGATGGGGTCAGCTGGGCCCAGGAGTAGGTGATGTTGTCTCCATCCGGGTCGGTCGCGCTCACCGACAAGTTGGTGGCCGTCTGCTCGTTGATGGTGGAGGGGGAGGCCGAGGGCCCCGTCACCGTGGGCG is a genomic window of Hyalangium gracile containing:
- a CDS encoding MGMT family protein; translated protein: MPPTDERDYYERIYKVVNQIPRGKVATYGDVAAIVGDGCDGRIVGHALGALGPRSVQVAWQRVLGRNGKITTSGLHQTDKLAAEGVEFDERGYVLMNRCHWEGPTEEWALANGFQMLPKGGATDEPDNQLSLF
- a CDS encoding right-handed parallel beta-helix repeat-containing protein, which translates into the protein MRALSAVLTLLALPLVASAAEYRVGPSQTYANIGDVPWESLSPGDTVFIHARPTPYAEKWVIGRRGTQAAPITVRGVPDAQGQRPIIHGEGATTRSQLNYWNEERGIIKIGGSNTPADTLPAYIVIEGLHLRRARGSFTGRSGTSTYNANAAGIFIEKGEHIVIRNCVLEDNGNGLFIANSTTDVLIEGNSIHGNGNSGSILEHNTYTEALGIVYQYNHFGPPCANCLGNNLKDRSAGTVVRYNWIEGGNRQIDLVESTSATLRADPSYLRTFVYGNVLVEPDGAGNRQIVHFGGDNGNESTYRGTLYLWNNTIVSTRTDRTTLVRLSSEPQTAHVTGNVVFLTASGNNLELFGGAGTLRHGGNWYKPSYVSSFSTVTGSVVDTGGNITGSDPGFVSLAGQDFHLLTSSPLRGKAVAPPAETSAHPLSRQYVKHQSSEPRPTGSTLDIGALGFGTSGGGQDGGTDLPDGGGQTPDSGTGPSGSDGGTGNPDGGTGLPDDMEDSGGCGCGTTDSASFALILLGLLGVLARRAARA
- a CDS encoding LOG family protein; this translates as MTEIETIESFERHLRSGASLRGVVLQGLDLRGYTRELASVVLAGSVFLGCQLEQESVQAALAQGAMVFPPFLGLPYLPYRSGLYSTEELYAGFDPSRPESYADTLDARIYAHWSAQGRAHPVSIVEALAQRLHDHAITDAMEELLAGGGKHRKVVAIMGGHSMLRGQPDYRGVAVLARELTRHGFFMASGGGPGAMEATHVGAWFARRGEAELDAALAILARAPSYKDREWLSRAFEVRAAFPLSAEDRPACASLGIPTFHYGHEPPNAFATHVAKYFANSVREEGLITIAKAGIVYSPGSAGTIQEIFQDACQNHYNTVGVVSPMIFLGREFWTRTRPIYPLLEQLAQGQEYARFLRITDSLEEIVQALEEYDRFHTLSTIPR
- a CDS encoding choice-of-anchor A family protein, with the protein product MALSCGERDIEPFSRSTNKVLILASSVSGGLRSREAVAAGRFYGSEVHVVTPSQWRAMSAEQFMTYRALVIGDAACQSGTDAFQAAIDSRSAWGAIVDGNVALLATDPTSNGTEELVERAIHFVLDSPQYLTAMYIALGCAYQSAPPDTAVPLLEPFGTFRVTGVQGCADSGHLFQMSPSLLSDGLTDDMLSGDGCAARSVFTTYPEHTFAFAALAKSSTGAPIPGQRTYLDYSEGEARPEVGTPYLVVRGAAAQSAGCGTPDPMTGEECDLGDLLNGAPAVSGQPARETCSWSCRNNWCGDGVVDTVHGEECDEGIKNGRTGDANATIGTCTSFCKRPQLPSGSHPPVALCRNVTVTATLTCGLPADINEGSSDPDGDLVGCTQSPEGPYDIGTTTVTLTCTDRANHAASCSGVVEVLDKVPPTLTVSGPPNLSRECTAGATFTPPGATASDPCDGPLPQSSITVSGSVNLGEPRPAPGYTLSYVATDAAGNRSAPAVVTVTVADTLPPALTLQGSPSLSLVCGAPFVEPGATAHDQCEGDITSRIVTSGNVNTSVPGQYTLSYRVADRGGRVATASRRVSIVGTEIRLSDYTLFVLRNYTGGMDVRGKVAAGGNIHMMSFSVGEDLPNNNVSRLLVAGGNLNLTSGSVWGEAFYGGAYSTGGGVTFHRGTLSRGAPIDFAARFTQLRSLSAQLAALTPTGTATRSSGGYHLLSLSGTNPKVNVFEVQGSALNGLNQLDIRAPAGSLAIINIRGTTATLSNMGITMSGGIDAHGILYNLPEATTFHASSIGIWGTLLAPHADVTFNNGNWDGGIYAVSMTGTAEGHLNVLNDRASCQ
- a CDS encoding DNA polymerase beta superfamily protein, which produces MSHGTPRIKGLESVDPLSVPLPHGTEIITRVARLAGERRVPQGMVGRVVRARDGGFDVQIVGVGELWYAREELVPRKPGQVQFALRRAAAWEALQPCVVLEATVGSRAWGLAHEGSDTDARGVFALPLSWTWGLGEVPRDLVSADGSTTYWEYRKAIDQALRADPNTLELLFVPSVRAQDVLGEWMLAEREAFVSRNIFGSFGRYALSQLHKLSSSQRLAEHRDLVLDWLCEEPAPDLDEVARRLAKHSPRQAPTVEDGILAAKTYIKQLYRSLSDQGLIEANDFAALTRYARGGGRRPPDSRELRPKNAYNLLRLIALATGWLRDGAPVFEATGALRERLLDIKNGRVALDEVLRDAEALAPELEAARDKSPLPEHPDYARADRLLRRAGDELARRWVLKEPGPWGREAPTAPEYTSSDTQSEPE
- the deoD gene encoding purine-nucleoside phosphorylase, whose amino-acid sequence is MPTPHISAAPGDFAEVVLMPGDPLRARYIAERFLQDARQVTAVRNMYGYTGTFQGRRLSVMGHGMGIPSLSIYATELIKEYGAKVLIRVGSCGAIRKDVPMRSVIVATGAGTDSKVNRMRLLDHDFPAVADFTLARRAVEAAERRGKAVRVGSVFSTDFFYHPQTQLLDVVERMGMLAVEMEVAGLYGVAAEFGARALALLTVSDQIRLGQSLTPEERQLTFDEMIEVALDVVVAESGSGA